One genomic segment of Aquipluma nitroreducens includes these proteins:
- a CDS encoding DUF3945 domain-containing protein produces MEQQKTRMSMDQIPFDKLEKVGIKPDLIKQMEKREMTDFLNGFRSDKLYTVNAKINGEDYRIPAKIRLQSKDDGSVDIKVHPIQRLNVPDEYMGHKFTKEEKGALLNDKNLGKTIELTGRDGKKDNYYLSIDSKTNELIPLRSSYIQVPDKIKGANLSSEQKEKLAAGEKVTVDGMTGKNDKKFSATLQVDAANRNISFSQFKQEKSEDLKSDAKQSEKQGARQKVH; encoded by the coding sequence ATGGAACAACAGAAAACACGCATGAGCATGGACCAGATTCCGTTTGACAAGCTTGAAAAGGTTGGTATTAAACCTGATCTGATTAAACAAATGGAAAAACGGGAAATGACCGATTTTCTGAACGGTTTTCGTTCGGACAAACTCTACACTGTCAACGCCAAAATCAATGGCGAAGATTACAGGATTCCGGCTAAAATCCGACTACAAAGTAAAGATGACGGATCGGTGGATATTAAGGTGCACCCGATTCAGCGGCTCAACGTCCCGGATGAATACATGGGCCATAAGTTTACCAAAGAGGAAAAGGGAGCTTTGCTCAATGACAAAAACCTGGGCAAAACAATAGAACTGACCGGGCGGGATGGAAAGAAAGACAACTATTATCTGAGTATCGATTCCAAGACGAATGAGCTCATTCCATTGCGTTCCAGCTACATTCAGGTGCCGGACAAGATCAAAGGAGCTAACCTTTCTTCCGAGCAAAAAGAGAAACTGGCAGCGGGTGAAAAAGTAACCGTGGACGGAATGACTGGCAAGAATGACAAGAAGTTTTCAGCAACCCTTCAGGTGGATGCTGCTAACCGGAACATTAGCTTTTCTCAGTTTAAGCAGGAAAAGTCAGAAGACTTAAAATCGGATGCCAAACAATCGGAAAAACAAGGGGCCAGGCAAAAGGTCCATTGA
- a CDS encoding BrxA family protein gives MIGRNLKYNGTFSSNGILFNETISLVQILKSDNVEEFLAKEVKENNLLQINSEATRGRAVREIRKRNKYTETSFWDRFDQSTEPEQRLLFFYLCLKTYRILFDLHFLVTVKRFYIDSTLPETFYYKMAVDELASENEKVAAWSETTLKKTLSNYRSLLRVSGLLKGDMLTSPNVDESFWDQFKTNCELWFLEACFQPINK, from the coding sequence ATGATCGGGAGAAACTTAAAATATAATGGCACATTTTCATCTAACGGAATCCTGTTTAATGAAACCATCAGTCTTGTCCAAATTTTGAAAAGCGACAATGTAGAGGAGTTTCTGGCCAAAGAAGTCAAAGAGAACAATCTGCTGCAAATTAATTCGGAAGCAACCAGAGGAAGGGCTGTACGTGAAATCAGGAAAAGAAACAAATATACAGAAACCAGCTTTTGGGATCGTTTTGATCAAAGTACAGAACCCGAACAAAGGTTATTATTCTTCTACTTGTGCCTAAAAACTTACAGAATACTATTTGATCTCCATTTCCTGGTTACTGTCAAACGATTCTATATTGATTCTACACTGCCGGAAACTTTTTATTACAAAATGGCAGTTGATGAACTTGCATCCGAAAATGAAAAAGTTGCAGCGTGGTCTGAAACAACATTAAAGAAAACACTTTCAAATTACCGGAGTTTATTACGGGTTTCAGGACTATTAAAAGGCGATATGCTTACCTCGCCCAATGTAGATGAATCCTTTTGGGATCAGTTTAAAACGAATTGCGAATTGTGGTTTTTGGAAGCTTGTTTTCAACCGATAAATAAATGA
- a CDS encoding helix-turn-helix domain-containing protein — MNRIKEVLELKRIKQIWLAEKLGKSFNMVNAYVQNRRQPSIEILYQIADILEVDVKELLISRNEPNIKK, encoded by the coding sequence ATGAACAGAATCAAAGAAGTCCTTGAATTAAAAAGGATTAAGCAAATATGGTTGGCGGAGAAGCTTGGAAAAAGTTTCAACATGGTGAATGCTTATGTCCAAAATCGGAGGCAGCCAAGTATTGAAATTTTGTACCAGATTGCTGATATTTTAGAGGTAGATGTGAAAGAGCTATTGATTAGCCGGAATGAACCAAATATCAAGAAATGA
- a CDS encoding PH domain-containing protein produces MIEQTIYFKCRPSQLLNLENFLLTLLFIPVVILMDRMLMEHELAFFLPAKLAFYANRLPEYLSVLVLLNLTWQILKVYCTRYEIDPGELRHYSGILSRKHEYIELYRIKDFEVRRPFIYRLFGLGNLVLYTSDKTTPVLHLYAIPNPEEKYTILRGLVELNRKEKHVFEVD; encoded by the coding sequence ATGATTGAACAAACTATCTATTTTAAATGCAGGCCATCCCAACTCCTTAACCTGGAAAATTTTCTGCTGACCCTTTTATTCATCCCGGTAGTCATCCTGATGGACAGGATGCTGATGGAACACGAGTTGGCATTCTTCCTTCCGGCAAAGCTGGCGTTTTATGCAAACAGGCTCCCGGAGTACCTTTCAGTTCTGGTCCTGCTGAACCTGACCTGGCAAATCCTGAAAGTCTATTGCACCCGCTATGAAATCGATCCCGGAGAACTAAGGCATTATTCAGGAATACTTAGTCGAAAGCACGAGTATATCGAATTGTATCGGATCAAAGATTTCGAAGTCAGAAGACCCTTCATTTACCGCCTGTTTGGATTGGGAAACCTGGTCCTTTACACATCGGATAAAACCACTCCGGTACTTCACCTGTACGCCATTCCCAACCCGGAAGAGAAATACACCATCCTGCGAGGCCTGGTAGAACTCAACCGAAAAGAGAAACATGTATTTGAGGTTGATTAA
- a CDS encoding plasmid mobilization protein, producing MRPKLPDTDKRNAKLIIRVSKNEKLRLQSLTKRGKYGCMSDLIRSKVFNESNRKVISLDEEANTQLKNLDYELNKIGVNLNQLSKRINSFAGYNVGDNDRQLLRQAFEMMRNCLIILQKLLH from the coding sequence ATGCGACCCAAATTGCCAGATACCGATAAGCGAAATGCCAAGCTCATTATCCGAGTTTCGAAGAATGAGAAGCTCAGGTTACAAAGCCTGACTAAGAGGGGAAAGTATGGCTGCATGAGTGACCTGATCCGGTCCAAGGTTTTTAATGAGTCAAACCGAAAAGTCATTTCGCTGGACGAGGAAGCCAACACGCAGCTTAAAAATCTGGATTACGAACTAAACAAGATCGGGGTCAACCTGAACCAACTTTCCAAGCGGATAAATTCATTTGCAGGTTACAATGTTGGAGACAATGATCGGCAATTGCTCCGTCAGGCTTTTGAAATGATGCGAAACTGCCTGATCATCCTTCAGAAATTGCTGCACTAA
- a CDS encoding relaxase/mobilization nuclease domain-containing protein — protein MVIKIHQACSTQNALFYNERKVFQHKATFYHSRNTPEINPFLGDKNARHRIFKDIEDRNTRVQKKGLHISVNPTVGDLVRLGDAGIRTEIDNLMKHLGYGNQPYMVYKHADLERVHFHIVSTRIDCETGKKIKDNYEKEKTQRFIKGLEEKYQLTKDDNPEKLNFRFSNSSKDLKQNLENLFGQLNRMEFITSNEMYDQALRLFQVEVRKAGRGHLVFVTDDNGNPIRHPVKMSDFQERPKFYLSEQQTLGQHSRKYPDSNLIGQNSDVLKSLVLKELIRQIYIKNNNNYTNKRNKLSQIKNKGKGYR, from the coding sequence ATGGTTATTAAAATCCACCAGGCATGTAGTACACAAAACGCTTTGTTTTACAATGAGCGGAAGGTTTTTCAGCACAAAGCTACTTTTTACCACAGCCGGAATACTCCTGAAATCAATCCTTTCCTGGGAGATAAGAATGCCCGTCACAGGATTTTTAAGGATATTGAAGATCGCAACACCCGGGTACAAAAGAAAGGGTTGCATATTTCAGTGAACCCTACTGTTGGGGATTTGGTTCGATTGGGTGATGCTGGGATCAGAACTGAGATTGATAACCTGATGAAACATCTGGGTTATGGGAATCAGCCTTACATGGTATATAAACACGCCGATCTGGAACGTGTGCATTTTCATATTGTTTCGACAAGGATTGACTGTGAAACCGGCAAGAAAATCAAAGACAATTACGAAAAAGAAAAAACACAGCGGTTTATCAAAGGACTGGAAGAAAAGTATCAGTTAACGAAAGATGATAATCCGGAGAAACTAAACTTCCGTTTTTCAAATTCAAGCAAAGACCTGAAGCAAAACCTTGAAAACCTATTTGGACAATTGAACCGGATGGAATTTATCACCTCCAACGAAATGTATGATCAGGCTTTGAGATTGTTCCAGGTAGAGGTTCGAAAAGCAGGAAGAGGGCATTTGGTTTTTGTAACTGATGATAATGGAAATCCAATCCGGCATCCAGTTAAGATGTCTGATTTTCAGGAACGACCGAAGTTTTATTTGTCTGAGCAGCAGACTTTAGGTCAACATTCCAGGAAGTATCCTGATTCGAATCTAATTGGGCAGAATAGTGACGTTTTGAAATCGTTGGTTTTGAAAGAATTGATCAGGCAGATATATATCAAAAACAATAATAATTACACAAATAAAAGGAATAAGTTGTCACAAATAAAAAATAAAGGGAAAGGATATCGGTGA
- a CDS encoding SMODS-associated NUDIX domain-containing protein: MEERHTRFLNFFILVSLLLATINSKGKPYNASLLGATVGTAISLILATGGWILSHRSNLRTIFTAIFICNLRLSCSYLYRIKVDDQYLLIKSRKHGKYQPVGGNFKRNKFSHDTLQKLEVRDDDKFTNGHRSSDDLRLYIRGYRLPQFLKWYNSPNKKREVSYDREFYEELVEPGHFSSELFKYPIFNFIKQVITPVRYSTYLKCYEVHIYDIVELNPSRDQLTFLKELMQKGDCKEFKWATSNLIQTQGYQSHTQDTPYEITDHSIEILS, encoded by the coding sequence ATGGAAGAGCGTCATACCCGGTTTTTGAATTTTTTCATATTAGTTAGTTTGCTCTTGGCAACGATAAACTCTAAGGGAAAACCTTACAATGCATCCCTATTAGGAGCGACAGTTGGCACAGCCATTAGTCTCATTTTGGCAACTGGAGGATGGATATTGAGCCACAGGAGTAATCTAAGGACAATTTTTACTGCAATATTCATTTGTAATCTAAGGTTATCGTGCAGCTATCTATATCGGATAAAAGTGGATGATCAGTATTTGCTAATTAAGAGCAGGAAACATGGGAAGTATCAACCTGTAGGTGGCAATTTTAAAAGGAATAAGTTCTCTCATGACACTTTACAAAAACTTGAAGTTAGAGACGATGATAAATTCACCAATGGTCATCGTTCTAGTGATGATCTTCGCCTTTACATTCGGGGATACAGGCTTCCTCAATTCTTAAAATGGTATAATTCACCAAACAAAAAACGTGAAGTAAGCTATGACCGCGAATTTTATGAAGAATTAGTTGAACCAGGTCACTTTTCTTCTGAGTTATTTAAGTATCCGATATTCAATTTTATAAAACAGGTTATTACTCCGGTTCGCTATTCAACGTACCTGAAATGTTATGAGGTTCACATTTATGATATAGTTGAATTAAATCCATCCCGCGATCAGCTTACTTTTCTTAAAGAGTTAATGCAAAAAGGTGATTGCAAAGAATTCAAATGGGCTACCAGCAATCTGATTCAAACTCAAGGTTATCAATCGCATACCCAGGATACACCTTACGAAATTACTGATCATTCCATCGAAATTTTATCTTAA
- a CDS encoding BREX protein BrxB domain-containing protein gives MTITELYERMSNKEFQDPATGNLFSNAYMYLYPPENENQIHDEILVIKERLKRPNNYLDVLILDIFDLFCAFLKQKKFGPKTLFDFFLEKELQAPGKVNESLIREAKSDGFFEFMNANIKLHFSEGDTDKKVYVIIHGFGSVFPYLRTSKFLSNFEKYFIGEKYKLILFYPGEVKDFYSLFNLLNDENPYRAIKLIN, from the coding sequence ATGACGATTACCGAGTTATACGAACGAATGAGCAATAAAGAGTTTCAGGATCCGGCAACAGGAAATCTGTTTTCAAATGCCTACATGTATCTTTATCCTCCAGAAAATGAGAATCAAATTCATGATGAGATTTTAGTAATCAAGGAACGGTTGAAAAGGCCTAATAATTATCTGGATGTGCTCATTCTGGATATATTCGACTTGTTTTGCGCTTTTCTTAAGCAAAAGAAATTCGGACCAAAAACTTTGTTTGATTTCTTTCTGGAAAAAGAATTGCAGGCTCCCGGAAAGGTCAATGAATCGTTGATCAGGGAAGCAAAAAGCGATGGATTCTTTGAGTTCATGAATGCAAACATCAAATTGCACTTTTCAGAAGGCGATACGGATAAAAAAGTCTATGTGATCATCCATGGTTTTGGTTCAGTTTTTCCATACCTGAGGACCAGCAAGTTTTTAAGTAATTTCGAGAAATACTTTATCGGAGAAAAATATAAGTTAATACTTTTTTACCCGGGCGAAGTGAAGGATTTTTATAGCCTCTTTAATCTGTTAAACGATGAAAATCCATATCGGGCAATCAAACTAATCAACTAA
- a CDS encoding type IV secretory system conjugative DNA transfer family protein, protein MEHESHELVKLHEGFRFFSYVLLFLSMYLTQLNYFVLKGIQIPAFHSLIEKMQNLKFLASLYPSKVVCLVFLAITCIGTKAHKDRELLVSTIVGQTIAGLILYWGSLIVFKSFPAVYLGLTFFGFVLLNIGFDNISKLINVNLMKDRFNEENESFPQEEVLRKNEYSINLRTVYQHKGNEHNGWINIVNPFRATMVIGTPGSGKSFSVVLPFIRQHLKKGFSMCVYDFKYPDLSLVAYNHFLRARKTGKLPESSRFYVINFENIQKSFRCNPLAPEWMESPIDAFESSRTVLYNLNREWIRQQGEFFSESAVSFFAAVIWFLKKYRDGRFCTLPHAIELLQMDYDDLFAVMEQEIDVANIINPFINAHKRGAREQLEGQLGSLKIAISKIISPEIYWICSGNDFSLDINNPESPKILCLANDPLRVEMYGAVLSLYITRMLKVINKKGQRPSSLIFDELPTIYFRGLDTLIATARSNRISSLLGVQTIDQLIRDYGKEQANAITSNIGNVFCGQAAGETAKFIQNRMGKILQERQSVNINRNTQSSTFSTQLDFLVPEGKIATLPQGYMVGQVADNFGEEIAQKNFNGLVHVDVKAQQWEEGRFIPIPDFYQFDNVPEVLERNRTKIQNDIRSITYSENNNSKIKKQ, encoded by the coding sequence ATGGAACACGAATCTCACGAACTGGTTAAACTGCATGAAGGCTTTCGTTTCTTCAGCTACGTACTTCTGTTTTTGTCGATGTACCTGACCCAGCTGAATTATTTTGTTCTGAAGGGAATACAAATACCTGCTTTTCATTCTTTGATTGAAAAGATGCAGAATCTGAAGTTCCTGGCAAGCCTGTATCCATCCAAGGTGGTTTGTTTGGTTTTTCTGGCGATCACCTGTATTGGTACCAAAGCCCATAAAGACCGGGAATTACTGGTTTCAACCATTGTTGGACAGACAATAGCCGGGTTAATCCTTTACTGGGGAAGCCTTATAGTTTTCAAATCGTTTCCGGCAGTTTATCTGGGTTTGACTTTCTTTGGTTTTGTACTTCTGAACATTGGTTTTGACAACATCTCCAAGCTGATCAACGTCAATTTGATGAAAGACCGGTTTAACGAGGAGAATGAAAGTTTTCCGCAGGAAGAAGTTTTAAGGAAGAACGAATACTCGATCAACCTGCGGACCGTTTACCAGCATAAAGGCAACGAGCACAATGGTTGGATCAATATTGTCAACCCGTTTCGGGCAACGATGGTAATCGGGACACCGGGCTCAGGCAAATCCTTTTCGGTGGTATTGCCTTTTATCCGACAACACCTGAAAAAAGGTTTTTCGATGTGCGTCTATGATTTTAAGTACCCGGACTTATCGCTGGTTGCCTATAATCATTTTCTGAGAGCAAGGAAAACCGGAAAGCTGCCTGAATCAAGTAGGTTTTATGTGATCAATTTCGAGAACATTCAAAAATCTTTTCGCTGCAACCCGTTGGCGCCGGAGTGGATGGAAAGCCCCATCGATGCCTTTGAATCTTCCAGGACAGTCCTGTATAACCTGAACAGGGAATGGATACGCCAACAGGGGGAGTTTTTCTCCGAATCAGCCGTTTCCTTTTTTGCGGCCGTAATCTGGTTTTTGAAAAAGTACAGGGATGGCCGGTTTTGTACTTTGCCCCATGCTATTGAATTGCTCCAGATGGATTACGATGATCTGTTTGCGGTAATGGAGCAGGAAATAGATGTGGCCAATATCATCAACCCTTTCATCAATGCGCACAAACGCGGGGCCAGGGAGCAACTTGAGGGACAATTGGGAAGCCTGAAGATAGCCATTTCAAAGATCATAAGCCCGGAGATTTACTGGATCTGTTCGGGAAATGATTTCTCACTGGACATCAACAATCCCGAATCACCCAAAATCCTTTGCCTGGCTAACGATCCGCTTCGGGTGGAGATGTACGGCGCTGTTCTGTCTCTTTACATCACTCGGATGTTGAAGGTTATTAATAAGAAAGGGCAAAGGCCATCCTCGCTGATCTTTGACGAACTGCCCACTATATACTTCCGGGGGCTGGATACGCTGATCGCCACGGCACGGAGCAACCGGATTTCCTCTTTGCTGGGGGTTCAGACCATTGATCAGTTGATCCGCGATTACGGGAAAGAACAGGCCAACGCTATCACCAGCAACATCGGCAATGTGTTTTGCGGGCAGGCTGCCGGTGAGACTGCCAAGTTTATCCAGAACCGGATGGGCAAAATCCTTCAGGAAAGGCAGTCGGTCAACATCAACAGGAATACACAATCCTCTACTTTTTCTACACAACTGGACTTTCTGGTTCCTGAAGGCAAGATTGCGACTCTGCCACAGGGCTATATGGTGGGACAGGTGGCTGACAACTTTGGGGAAGAAATCGCACAGAAGAACTTCAACGGCCTGGTTCATGTCGATGTGAAAGCACAGCAGTGGGAGGAAGGCCGGTTTATTCCCATCCCTGACTTTTATCAGTTCGACAACGTGCCGGAAGTGCTGGAACGCAACCGCACAAAGATACAGAACGATATCCGGTCGATAACTTATTCAGAAAACAACAATTCCAAAATCAAAAAACAATGA
- a CDS encoding helix-turn-helix transcriptional regulator → MPKNKLASFRYRVINNCLKNSARKWTRIDLNDEIDKQLYESFGIDKGISKRTFHYDIELMRSLPPRGFDAPIVVKDGYYKYEDPAYSIDSVPLSEMDIESINNAVELLSHFKQLPIHSQLSLVKDKVTGQVFTNTESQPIIELEYKAVKGIEFLTPLYQHIKENMVIEIGYQSFKSQVHKKFVLHPYFLKQYNHRWYLVALSERFTNVGTYSLDRITKVNPLPAIKYDNSLNINHSEHFKDVIGVTLETGKISVEIIASITSSQAPYIITKPIHDSQKVIEENENEITISLRIIPNYEFYSTILSFGSSIKIVSPEFVREEVYNILKIACRNYEV, encoded by the coding sequence ATGCCAAAAAATAAACTTGCCAGTTTTAGATATCGGGTCATTAATAATTGTTTGAAAAACAGCGCACGTAAATGGACACGTATTGACCTTAATGATGAAATAGACAAACAGTTATACGAGAGTTTTGGGATTGATAAAGGGATTAGCAAAAGGACCTTTCATTATGATATTGAATTAATGAGAAGTCTTCCTCCCAGAGGGTTTGATGCACCAATTGTTGTAAAGGATGGGTATTATAAATACGAAGATCCGGCATACTCTATCGACAGCGTCCCTTTAAGTGAAATGGATATTGAGAGCATTAATAATGCGGTTGAATTATTAAGTCATTTTAAGCAGTTACCAATTCACTCGCAACTTTCATTGGTAAAAGACAAAGTCACAGGACAAGTATTTACTAATACAGAAAGCCAGCCGATCATTGAATTGGAATATAAAGCTGTTAAAGGAATCGAATTTTTGACTCCACTTTATCAGCATATCAAGGAAAATATGGTAATTGAAATTGGTTATCAGTCATTTAAATCACAAGTGCATAAAAAGTTTGTTTTACACCCGTATTTTCTGAAACAATACAATCACCGCTGGTATCTTGTTGCTTTAAGCGAAAGATTCACAAATGTAGGCACTTACAGCCTTGACCGCATTACAAAGGTTAATCCTCTGCCAGCAATCAAATATGATAACAGCTTAAATATAAATCATTCAGAACATTTTAAGGATGTCATTGGAGTAACATTGGAAACAGGTAAAATTTCTGTTGAGATAATTGCATCAATAACATCAAGCCAAGCACCATATATTATAACTAAACCTATACATGATTCTCAGAAAGTGATAGAGGAAAACGAGAATGAGATTACTATTTCATTGAGAATCATACCAAATTATGAATTTTACTCTACTATTCTAAGTTTTGGTTCATCAATTAAAATAGTAAGTCCGGAATTTGTTCGAGAAGAAGTTTATAACATACTTAAGATCGCATGTCGAAATTATGAAGTTTGA
- a CDS encoding nucleotidyltransferase domain-containing protein, translating into MKKLITEDKKAFLDDMLKRITEALQLNETRRKLVEDRYKSVSIFIEGTPGLFFDAKIYSQGSYRLGTTVKPRQGEEYDLDFVVQIHKNWKTLSFSEVYNSFKDLIESDDRWKDLVIEKPRCIRLNYADEFHMDIISTCTENIQGDINRIMVPDRAEHRWGISNPEGYALWFEKKYIAQRNIYLSDFYPGMEFRAALDLPKDDPNYLKQPLQHAVQLIKRYRDVYFEKQMEMAPSSIVLTTLVAKMYEGENSIYETIQKVVERFRMAVETDKLYYRQFHVSNPVLPDEIFTKEWDKNPRLFDAFVLFMKSLYEFWEKLHTSTGPDLFNLLKDNFGTGAFDSAYKSQGLFMQSLRDKGYTGIIKGTGMAGIGAGHQIQKDRPNTFHSDE; encoded by the coding sequence ATGAAAAAATTAATCACAGAAGACAAGAAAGCTTTTTTGGATGATATGTTGAAACGTATTACCGAAGCTTTACAGTTAAATGAAACCAGAAGAAAACTGGTAGAAGACCGTTATAAATCGGTCAGTATCTTCATTGAAGGGACTCCTGGTTTATTCTTTGATGCAAAGATTTACTCCCAAGGTTCTTATCGGTTGGGAACAACGGTGAAACCGAGACAGGGAGAAGAATATGACCTGGATTTTGTTGTGCAGATTCATAAAAATTGGAAAACCTTGTCGTTTTCTGAAGTGTACAACTCGTTCAAAGATTTAATTGAATCGGATGATCGTTGGAAGGATTTAGTGATTGAGAAACCAAGGTGTATCAGGTTAAACTATGCGGATGAGTTTCACATGGATATTATTTCTACCTGTACAGAAAATATACAAGGAGATATTAACAGGATAATGGTACCTGATAGAGCTGAACATCGCTGGGGTATCAGCAATCCGGAAGGATACGCTTTGTGGTTTGAGAAAAAGTACATTGCTCAACGTAACATCTATTTGAGTGATTTTTATCCGGGAATGGAGTTTCGAGCAGCTCTGGATTTACCCAAAGATGATCCAAATTACCTAAAACAACCATTGCAACATGCTGTCCAATTGATCAAGCGGTATCGGGATGTTTATTTTGAAAAGCAAATGGAAATGGCCCCGTCAAGCATTGTTCTTACTACATTGGTTGCTAAAATGTATGAAGGCGAAAACTCAATTTATGAGACCATTCAAAAAGTAGTTGAACGATTTAGAATGGCTGTTGAAACTGATAAATTGTATTATCGGCAATTCCACGTTTCAAATCCGGTTTTGCCGGATGAAATTTTTACCAAAGAATGGGATAAAAATCCGAGACTCTTCGATGCTTTTGTTCTATTTATGAAGTCCCTTTATGAGTTTTGGGAAAAACTTCATACTTCAACAGGGCCCGATTTATTCAATCTTTTAAAGGACAATTTTGGAACTGGAGCTTTTGATTCTGCATATAAATCACAAGGCTTATTTATGCAATCATTAAGAGATAAGGGCTATACTGGTATTATTAAAGGAACTGGAATGGCAGGGATTGGAGCAGGCCATCAAATTCAAAAAGATAGACCAAATACTTTTCATTCCGATGAATAG
- the traN gene encoding conjugative transposon protein TraN: MKIFLILIICALIQISVSAQNILKISDTKTSHLVCPDKVQYVQAGDYSIVQAEVVPELANLIRVKAVQPFDKSTSLTVVCADRIYSFELQYGNDALITYPIETFDSQKAMTFSGKMMPDYLLKDLCDQVLDKRKVQFRKRKSEKDGIKVRLNSISLKNDALFFEIQITNKTNMAYDLESFNFWITDKKKAKATNVQEYQVFPQYHQNKVQRIPGEVTVREVFVIEKMTIPDQRILKIELNEKALGNTGRKLSFNLKNKDILKARSLK, translated from the coding sequence ATGAAAATCTTTTTAATCCTAATTATTTGCGCACTGATTCAGATTTCAGTAAGCGCACAAAATATCTTAAAAATATCCGATACCAAAACCAGTCATTTGGTTTGTCCCGATAAAGTCCAGTATGTACAGGCCGGCGATTATTCGATAGTTCAGGCCGAAGTTGTTCCCGAACTGGCAAACCTGATCCGGGTGAAAGCAGTGCAGCCTTTTGATAAATCAACCTCCCTGACCGTGGTTTGTGCCGACAGGATTTATTCTTTCGAATTACAGTATGGAAATGATGCCCTAATCACATACCCGATTGAAACTTTTGATTCGCAAAAAGCCATGACTTTTTCCGGAAAAATGATGCCAGATTACCTCCTGAAAGACCTTTGTGATCAGGTTCTGGACAAACGCAAAGTTCAGTTCCGCAAGCGCAAATCAGAAAAAGACGGGATTAAAGTTCGTCTGAACTCGATCAGCCTGAAAAATGATGCACTATTTTTTGAGATCCAGATCACGAACAAGACCAACATGGCTTACGATTTGGAAAGTTTTAACTTCTGGATCACCGATAAGAAAAAGGCCAAAGCAACCAATGTTCAGGAATACCAGGTTTTTCCACAGTACCATCAGAACAAGGTGCAGCGCATTCCGGGCGAAGTTACTGTTCGGGAAGTATTTGTGATCGAAAAGATGACTATTCCGGATCAGCGAATCCTGAAGATAGAGCTTAACGAAAAAGCCCTGGGCAACACCGGACGTAAGCTCAGCTTCAACCTGAAGAACAAGGACATCCTCAAAGCCAGATCCCTGAAATAA